A single region of the Salipaludibacillus sp. LMS25 genome encodes:
- the ade gene encoding adenine deaminase, producing MGEKRDLINRIHVANKVAPADLVIKNGKIVNVFTLEIEEGDVAIYNGVIVGIGNYEGKEEVDAKGKYVVPGLIDGHVHIESSMVPPHKFSDVVVPHGVTTVITDPHEIANVTGTDGIQFMLDDSEGVPLDVLFMLPSCVPATPFEHSGATLTAEDLAPFYSHERVLGLAEVMDYPSTAAGAPDMATKIHDALRKGKLIDGHGAGLDAEAMNVYGTARITTDHECTTAEEAAERIKKGLYVLIREGSAAKDLQALIPQVNATNARRFLFCTDDKHLDELIAEGSIDANIRLAVKCGLDPMMAIQLATLNAAECYGLKTKGAVAPGYIADLLLVDDLDQFTISHVFKDGELVAEDGKIKPGQEKECHLPEKLTNTVNTAEVTLEKLAIPASDSGQAYAIKLHANSLVTEKIIVEPPQQKENFTSSPVEGLLKLAVIERHHQTGNIGLGFIQGLGLKEGAIALTVAHDSHNLVVAGADDKEMLKAINEVEKMNGGMVIVKKGKPIAALPLTIAGLMSSESAEETLAKMKDVDHALEKLGFTGNFNPFSALSFMCLPVIPQLKLTDMGYFDSTLGTHVSIAVDN from the coding sequence ATGGGTGAGAAAAGAGACTTAATTAATCGCATACATGTAGCAAATAAAGTAGCACCAGCAGATTTAGTTATAAAAAATGGTAAAATCGTGAATGTCTTTACATTAGAAATTGAAGAAGGCGACGTGGCCATATACAATGGCGTCATCGTCGGTATAGGGAACTATGAAGGTAAAGAAGAAGTTGATGCGAAAGGGAAATATGTAGTACCTGGGTTAATAGACGGGCATGTTCATATTGAATCCTCAATGGTTCCTCCCCATAAATTTTCCGATGTTGTCGTTCCCCATGGTGTCACAACGGTTATTACTGATCCGCATGAAATTGCAAACGTTACAGGAACTGATGGCATACAATTTATGCTTGATGACTCAGAAGGAGTGCCTTTAGACGTGCTGTTTATGTTACCTTCATGTGTGCCAGCTACACCGTTCGAACATTCAGGCGCAACACTTACAGCAGAAGATTTAGCCCCCTTTTACTCGCATGAACGGGTGTTAGGATTAGCTGAAGTCATGGATTACCCATCCACAGCCGCCGGAGCTCCAGACATGGCCACAAAGATTCATGACGCCCTTCGTAAGGGGAAGCTTATTGATGGACATGGGGCAGGACTTGATGCTGAAGCTATGAATGTGTATGGTACGGCTAGAATTACAACGGATCATGAGTGTACGACAGCTGAGGAGGCAGCGGAACGGATCAAGAAAGGCCTCTATGTCCTTATAAGAGAAGGATCTGCCGCTAAAGATTTACAAGCTCTTATACCGCAAGTCAACGCCACTAATGCTCGCCGTTTTTTGTTTTGTACCGATGATAAGCATCTTGATGAGCTCATAGCGGAGGGAAGTATTGATGCGAATATTCGTTTAGCCGTAAAATGTGGTCTTGATCCAATGATGGCTATTCAGCTTGCTACGTTAAACGCTGCGGAATGTTACGGGTTAAAAACGAAGGGGGCGGTAGCACCAGGGTATATAGCTGATCTTCTATTAGTTGATGATCTTGATCAATTCACAATTTCCCATGTCTTTAAAGACGGGGAGTTAGTTGCAGAAGATGGCAAGATAAAGCCAGGACAGGAGAAAGAATGTCACTTACCAGAAAAATTAACTAACACAGTGAATACCGCTGAGGTGACATTAGAAAAATTAGCGATACCCGCTTCCGATTCTGGTCAGGCATATGCTATCAAACTTCATGCCAATAGCCTTGTAACAGAAAAAATAATTGTGGAACCGCCCCAGCAGAAAGAGAATTTTACAAGCTCACCGGTGGAGGGCCTGCTTAAGTTGGCAGTTATTGAACGCCATCATCAAACAGGGAATATTGGGCTAGGATTTATTCAAGGATTAGGGCTGAAAGAAGGGGCTATTGCATTAACAGTGGCCCATGATTCCCATAATCTTGTCGTAGCAGGGGCAGATGACAAAGAGATGTTAAAAGCGATTAACGAAGTTGAAAAAATGAATGGCGGTATGGTCATTGTTAAAAAGGGGAAACCGATTGCTGCGTTGCCATTAACGATTGCAGGTCTCATGTCCTCAGAGTCGGCAGAAGAGACATTAGCTAAAATGAAAGACGTGGATCATGCTTTAGAAAAGCTCGGCTTTACAGGGAACTTTAATCCTTTCTCGGCTTTATCATTTATGTGCCTACCTGTTATTCCTCAATTGAAACTGACAGATATGGGCTACTTCGATAGCACATTAGGTACC